The following proteins are co-located in the Molothrus ater isolate BHLD 08-10-18 breed brown headed cowbird chromosome 29, BPBGC_Mater_1.1, whole genome shotgun sequence genome:
- the MLLT11 gene encoding protein AF1q, with translation MLDTISSQYDSFIYWRMPIPRLDMAELEGLGLADMALYKPKGGLGKLGDHRGSQELSQEEDSLLQFNSFNFWRAPIASISSLDFDLI, from the coding sequence ATGCTGGACACCATCAGCAGCCAGTACGACTCCTTCATCTACTGGAGGATGCCGATCCCACGGCTGGACATGGCcgagctggaggggctggggctggcagacATGGCCCTCTACAAGCCCAAGGGAGGCCTGGGCAAGCTTGGTGACCACCgaggcagccaggagctctcCCAGGAAGAGGACAGTCTGCTGCAGTTCAACAGCTTCAATTTCTGGCGAGCTCCCATTGCCAGCATCAGCTCCTTAGATTTCGATTTAATTTGA